A genome region from Schistocerca nitens isolate TAMUIC-IGC-003100 chromosome 4, iqSchNite1.1, whole genome shotgun sequence includes the following:
- the LOC126251549 gene encoding mitochondrial translation release factor in rescue, whose product MMSVTGIRQIISRSGPIFQSERTSTELASALTILRHKHTLDYSRVPTLQEEDLEEVFVRGSGPGGQAVNKTNNCVVLTHKPTGLVVKVHHSRLQSENRKLARDLLVEKLDALVNGEHSLQAQRKCLQQQKQKKEEQRRNKRELLKKLWREREGLNS is encoded by the exons ATGATGTCTGTTACTGGAATAAGGCAAATTATTTCAAGAAGTGGACCCATTTTCCAGAGTGAACGCACAAGCACTGAATTGGCTTCTGCCCTAACAATTTTAAGACACAAACATACATTGGATTACTCACGTGTCCCTACATTACAAGAAGAAGACCTCGAAGAAGTGTTTGTCAGGGGTAGTGGACCTGGTGGCCAGGCTGTTAACAAGACAAATAATTGTGTTGTGCTCACCCATAAACCAACAG GTTTAGTCGTAAAAGTTCATCATTCAAGACTGCAGAGTGAGAATCGGAAGCTAGCACGTGATTTGCTGGTAGAGAAACTGGATGCCCTCGTCAATGGGGAACACAGTTTGCAAGCGCAGCGGAAGTGTCttcaacagcagaagcaaaagaagGAAGAGCAACGTCGAAACAAACGAGAACTTCTAAAGAAACTTTGGCGTGAACGTGAAGGCTTGAATTCATGA